The genomic segment AATAGTTTCGTAAAGGCCAGGTTGTGAGACGATAAGAGGCACACATGAGACCATCTTGAAGATACGTCTATTAGGACCATAAAATATCTGAATGACTCACAAGGTGGATGAATAGGTCCACATATATCCTCATGTATACGCTCTAGAAAGGTAGGGGATTCAATGAAAACTTTCATTGTTGATGCTTTAGCTATCAATTTACCCTGATAACAAGCGGCACATGAAAATTCACTACTTTCAAGAATCTTCAGGTTCTTAAGTGAATGCctatttgaattttcaataatttgtatcatcattattgatccaGGGTGACCTATTTAGTCATGACAAAGACAAAAgtacttgaatcattaaacttcggGTTTACGATCGAGTGTGTTTCAATTATACTAATTTCTGCATAATACAGGCCAGAAGACAAAGTTGGTTATTTCTCCAAAACATATTTCTGGCCGGAGACATTCTTTGTAATGCCAAgatattcattatttatttcatttaatgtCTCAACATGATACCCATTATGGCGGATATCTTTGAAACTTAACAAGTTTCTTGGGGATTTACAAGAGAATAATGCATCTTCTATAAAAGGTTTTGTTCCCTTAGGCGTAAAATATAGTAGCTCTTCCGGAGCCTTCAATCAATTTTGAATTGCCAGAAATTGTACTAACATTTCCCCTTTTCCTACGCAAGTGAGAACAGTATTTCTCATCTTTGAATATGGCATGCGTTGTTCCACtatcaatcacacaaatatcttcatgattAGTTATTGATCTAAACAAAATTTGAGGAATTTCCATACATTCTTCAAAATGAAAGAATAGACAAAGTGACATTAAAgtagatattattattaaacAAAGCATTACACAAACTTTATGTACATAACTATGGAAACAGAACTATATTAGCTAATAGCAACAACATGGATGAAAATATCTAAGTTATTACAAATCCATCACCGATTAGATGATCTATTTTTCCTTCAGGGAGTTCAAAGAAATCTGCCACATCTAGATGCATCGGCTCAACCTTATCTTCAGAAATAAAATTTGCTTTAGcattctttttttcccttttgaaaTTTGAGGGAGGCTTGATAAAGCTCAACAAGATGCTTTGGCGTATGACAGGTACGTAACCAATGCCCCTTTCCTCCACATCGGTAGCATTTATTTTCAGAATTTTTCTTTTGCACAACTTCATGCTTTTGATCCCTCCTTTTACACTGCTAGTGGTGAAGCGTATTATTTGGTGCAAGACGGCTATCGTGATTAAAATTTCTTCCTTGACCATGGCCATGACCACGACAGGGGCCACGACCTCTTCCACGCCTAGAATGGTGAAAATTTGCCTCATTCACTTCAGGAAATGGGATAGTACCAGTAGGTCGGCTTTCGTGATTTTTCATTGATAGTCCATTATGTTATTCAACCACTAGAAGATGTGAGATTAGTTCAGAATATTTCTTGAACCTTATCTCTCGATATTGCTGCTGCAGGAGCATACTCGAGGTAGGAAAAATGGAGAATGTTTTCTCCAGCATATCATGATCAGTgatattttcatcacataatttcaACTGAGAAATAATGTTAAACATGGAAGAATTATATGCACAGATAGATTTAAAATCTTGTAGCCTCAAATGGATCCAATCAAAACGTGCTTGTGGAAGCACGACCATCTTCAGGTGGTCATAACTATCTTTTAAATTATTCCACAACATAAGAGGATCTTTAATAGTGAGATATTCCAGTTTCAAGCTCTCATCAAGGTGATGGTGGAGGAATATCCTTGCCTTGGAACGGTCTTGATTCAATGCCAGATTTTTATCTTTGATTGTGTCTGCCAGACCCATCGCATCAAGATGAATTTCGGCACAAGCCCAAGACAGGTGGCTTTGCTAGAGATGTCCAAGGCAACAAATTCACGTTCAGAAAGATTTGccattaattaagaaaaagaaattcaatacCTTCGAGGCTTTCAAAGTATTTGCTCGAGATGgcagagtctcgtgctgataacgtgttatataATAAAGGCTATAAAGTAAATACACCAAAGACaattatatagaaagagacTGATATATTATTCAATCTTTAACATCAGAGAGATTTCattatatatctaatattcTACAAATGAACTCCTATTCATCGGAGGAAAAAGGAATAGCTTGGTGCCCAAGCAAACTTGGTGGCCGAGTTTTCTTGCCATCCTTGTTTACTTGGTGGACATCCAGTTTACAACAATAACATTATATACGGTGAAAACCGGATATGATCCAAACCGGCGATAGAGAAGGAGTGGGAATATACCGGATGTTACCCGGTCCTATCCGGAAAGGGTTCCGTACGGAGTAAAACGAGCCTCTCTTCTCCGTTATCGCAACGGCCAAGTCCGGCCCGTCGCTCCGAGCGTCCGTGGCCGTTGTCCCGTATAGCCGTTATCCCGAGCGACCGATTGGTCCGAATAGCCGTTGCATGGGGACCACGCGCCAATGGCGTCCGTCGTGACCAACTACCTACCAAGCGTGTGTCGAGGACGCGATCGATCCCAATCCCACCAACCACAAGCAGACCGTTTGTCTtcactattattttattgattccTAATTGTATGGGATTGGAGAGGCATACACTATAAATAGGACACATCCCCATCCCTTGGGGGGTTGGCTCCTCCATGCTTTCTAAGAACACTTGTAATAGAATAGCTCATATATACaatctttcttttaaattctgaTTCGGCCAAGGCCATCCTGTTCAAGTTTACATTGCATTTAATCTACACCAAGTGTTCTATATTGCTCATAAACACTCATATTCGTAAGCGAATGTTCATCATTAGCCGCTTCATCGAAGAACCCTCgcatatacattttttttttattccgtACATATCAAGATCCAAGCACGTATCCATTGCACCGTACAAATTCAATCGActtatccgatttcggggtaaacgagtttggcgcccaccgcgGCTAGGATGCCACCCTATACGTGTAATGACCGCTTACCACTTTGAAAAATATCATGCGCAAGCCGGAGGTCATAGGTAGGTTAACAAAATGGTGTAGAAATTAGCGGTTACGACATCGAATATAAACCCCGAACGGCCATCAAATCCCAAATCTTGGCGACTTCGTGGCCGACTTTGCCCCGGCTATGGTCCCGAGGTCGAAAAGGAACCTGGCGACCTCGGGAGAAACCACGGGCATTTGGACTGCATACGGACGGAGCCTCGAACCTTAAAGGTTCGGCCGGGAATCGTCCTTAAGAGTCCGGCGGGGGATATCATTCGACGATCGGTCGGCTGCCTagattgactaacaatgaagccgagtatgaggctatgattgcgaGTTTGGAGGCGGCTCGGAGTATGGGAGCCGAATTCATCGAAG from the Lycium ferocissimum isolate CSIRO_LF1 chromosome 11, AGI_CSIRO_Lferr_CH_V1, whole genome shotgun sequence genome contains:
- the LOC132038363 gene encoding uncharacterized protein LOC132038363 — encoded protein: MGLADTIKDKNLALNQDRSKARIFLHHHLDESLKLEYLTIKDPLMLWNNLKDSYDHLKMVVLPQARFDWIHLRLQDFKSICAYNSSMFNIISQLKLCDENITDHDMLEKTFSIFPTSSMLLQQQYREIRFKKYSELISHLLVVE